The Carassius auratus strain Wakin linkage group LG49B, ASM336829v1, whole genome shotgun sequence genome includes a window with the following:
- the pigm gene encoding GPI mannosyltransferase 1 isoform X2 yields MTLRSAGDDVLCLQGQSPYERSTYRYTPLLALLLTPNVLLSAHCGKLLFVGCDLLSALLLFRLLVLRGSSRSSARVYCGLWLFNPLTIGVSTRGNAESLLAVLVLSSLLCLESRRRTSAALLFGLSVHMKIYPVTYALPIALSLTGAPSRGRGLIQNLLRCFNRDLLQFAAVSGSVFLALNLIFYSMYGWEFLQESYLFHLTRRDIRHNFSPYFYMLYVTAEHRWSGVLSLVCFLPQLLLLLLSSLAFRSDLPFCCFIHTAVFVSFNKVCTSQYFLWYLCLLPLVVSRLTLGWRRGLGLLLLWFVGQALWLSPAYYLEFEGWNTFALIWIAGLLFLLINSLILGQIISHYRPADAQLKKTD; encoded by the exons ATGACCCTGAG GTCAGCTGGTGATGATGTGCTGTGTCTGCAGGGTCAGAGTCCGTATGAGAGATCCACGTACCGCTACACTCCTCTGCTGGCGCTGCTGCTGACGCCGAACGTGCTCCTGAGCGCTCACTGCGGGAAGCTGCTGTTCGTGGGCTGTGATCTTCTGTCCGCTCTGCTGCTCTTCCGGCTGCTGGTTCTGCGTGGCTCGTCCCGGAGCTCGGCGAGGGTTTACTGCGGTCTGTGGCTGTTTAACCCTCTGACCATCGGTGTGTCCACCCGTGGGAACGCCGAGTCTCTGCTAGCTGTGCTGGTTCTGTCCTCACTGCTGTGTCTGGAGTCCAGGAGACGGACGTCTGCAGCGCTTCTGTTCGGTCTATCTGTCCACATGAAGATCTACCCGGTCACTTACGCGCTGCCCATCGCTCTCTCCCTGACCGGAGCACCGTCCCGCGGCCGAGGACTGATCCAGAACCTGCTCCGCTGCTTCAACAGGGATCTGCTGCAGTTTGCGGCTGTTTCTGGATCAGTGTTCTTGGCTCTGAACCTCATCTTCTACAGCAT GTACGGCTGGGAGTTCCTCCAGGAGTCGTATCTGTTCCACCTGACGCGCAGAGACATCCGTCACAACTTCTCTCCGTACTTCTACATGCTGTATGTGACGGCGGAGCATCGCTGGAGCGGCGTCCTGTCGCTCGTCTGCTTCCTGCCAcagcttctgctgctgctgctgtcctcGCTGGCCTTCCGCTCTGACCTGCCCTTCTGCTGCTTCATCCACACCGCCGTCTTCGTCAGCTTCAACAAAGTCTGCACTTCCCAG TATTTTCTGTGGTATCTGTGTCTGCTGCCGCTGGTTGTGTCTCGACTGACGCTGGGTTGGAGACGAGGTCTCgggctgctgctgctgtggtTTGTGGGACAG GCGCTGTGGCTGTCGCCGGCGTATTATCTGGAGTTCGAGGGCTGGAACACTTTTGCTCTCATCTGGATCGCCGGCCTGCTGTTCCTCCTCATAAACTCTCTCATACTGGGACAAATAATCTCCCATTACAGACCCGCGGACGCCCAGCTGAAGAAGACCGACTGA
- the rmdn1 gene encoding regulator of microtubule dynamics protein 1 has protein sequence MASVSLFAAFRRFVSRNMKIRRMNECSWTDRIRTSNRTASFLVAVTPLSFLIYERVARFSPVRALDSAQEVLEQADYLYSCGETQKLHQLLVHHKDSDDAEFLWRLARASRDLTSLSSISSDEKKRLTYEALDYAKRALEKNEASFAAHKWFAICLSDVGDYEGIKVKLGNSYIIRNHLERAIELNPKDATSIHILGYWCFAFAELAWYQRKVAAVIFASPPTATYEEALAFFLKAEEVDPNFYSKNLLMLGKTFMMLRDEERAALWLTKARDYPAVTEEDKQVHKEALELLKKLNR, from the exons ATGGCCTCCGTGAGTTTATTTGCAGCCTTCAGGCGGTTTGTGAGCAGAAATATGAAGATCAGGAGGATGAACGAATGCAGTTGGACCGATCGAATCAGAACTTCA aacagAACAGCTTCGTTTCTCGTGGCTGTGACTCCACTGTCCTTCCTGATCTATGAGAGAGTGGCTCGTTTCTCTCCGGTTCGAGCGCTGGACTCAG CTCAAGAAGTTTTAGAACAAGCAGATTATCTGTACAGCTGCGGAGAGACTCAGAAACTGCACCAGCTCCTGGTGCACCACAAAGACAG TGATGATGCAGAGTTTCTGTGGCGTTTGGCGCGAGCGTCCCGTGATCTGACGTCACTGTCCAGCATCAGCTCGGACGAGAAGAAGCGGCTCACATACGAGGCCCTCGACTACGCCAAGAGAGCTCTGGAGAAAAATGAGGCTTCCTTTGCAGCACACAAA TGGTTCGCTATCTGCCTCAGTGACGTTGGTGATTATGAAGGGATCAAAGTGAAATTAGGAAATTCCTACATCATTAGAAACCACTTAGAG CGAGCGATTGAACTCAATCCAAAGGATGCAACATCCATCCATATCCTGGGTTACTG GTGTTTCGCGTTCGCTGAATTAGCGTGGTACCAGCGGAAAGTTGCAGCTGTTATTTTTGCATCGCCTCCAACAGCCACTTATGAAGAG GCTTTGGCATTTTTCCTGAAAGCTGAAGAAG TTGACCCAAATTTCTACAGTAAGAATCTGCTGATGCTGGGAAAGACGTTCATGATGCTGAGAGACGAGGAGCGTGCGGCGCTGTGGCTCACTAAAGCTCGAGACTACCCTGCAGTCACAGAAGAAGACAAACAG GTTCATAAGGAAGCGCTGGAGCTGCTGAAGAAACTCAACAGATGA
- the wwp1 gene encoding NEDD4-like E3 ubiquitin-protein ligase WWP1 yields MASGSSRSDCSSNNRERSQLHAVVSCAKLKRKKNWFGTAIYVEVTSEGESKKTTKSHSSSSPKWDERLTLNITPDSQLDFRVWSHHTLKADALLGKASLDLSGTLRKHDGKLENVCEVLTLTVDGKNGVVSTGELTVFLDGLSFDPQHMHNGNPTTASKVHQNGDAFHENPDESSARTQTRSVNGSDGLENEAPPTSSANSELSPSPLLNGDRDSSPSHQTLSPKATPPPQPAGSDENSTAVNGEGCDLASAGDNEDAAAAEVSCSTSSSPAGGAVVSSPPPSSSSVAANTLTPAASSSNPNPTLTSSSPSAPDGGKPPQQPPPAGPEPLPPGWEQRKDPHGRTYYVDHNTRTTTWERPQPLPMGWERRVDNRGRIYYVDHNTRTTTWQRPTMESVRNFEQWQSQRSQLQGAMHQFNQRYLYSASMMSAENDPLGPLPPGWERRVDTNDRVYFVNHNTKTTQWEDPRTQGLPNEDPLPEGWEIRYTREGVRYFVDHNTRTTTFSDPRTGKSAVTKGPQIAYERSFRWKLAHFRYLCQSNGLGSHVKITVSRQTLFEDSFQQIMNFKPYDLRRRLYIIFKGEEGLDYGGLAREWFFLLSHEVLNPMYCLFEYAGKSNYCLQINPASTINPDHLTYFCFIGRFIAMALFHGKFIDTGFSLPFYKRMLNKKLILKDLESIDPEFYNSLIWIRDNNIEECGLEMYFSVDMEILGKITSHDLKADGANVLVTEENKEEYIGLMAEWRFSRGVESQTKAFLDGFNEVVPLQWLQYFDEKELEVMLCGMQEVDLQDWQRNTVYRHYTRNSKQIIWFWQLVKEVDNEVRLRLMQFVTGTCRLPLGGFAELMGSNGPQKFCIEKVGKETWLPRSHTCFNRLDLPPYKSYEQLKEKLLFAIEETEGFGQE; encoded by the exons ATGGCCTCGGGCTCCTCCAGAAGTGACTGTAGCAGTAACAACAGAGAACGCTCTCAGCTGCACGCCGTCG TTTCATGTGCCAAACTCAAGAGGAAGAAGAACTGGTTTGGAACGGCCATCTATGTGGAAGTGACGTCAGAGGGAGAGAGCAAGAAAACCACCAAATCCCACAGTTCATCCAGCCCCAAATGGGACGAACGTCTGACGCT GAATATAACGCCAGACTCGCAGCTGGATTTCAGAGTCTGGAGTCATCACACGCTGAAGGCCGACGCGCTGCTGGGAAAAGCCTCGCTGGACCTGAGCGGGACGCTTCGGAAACACGACGGCAAAT TGGAGAACGTGTGCGAGGTGTTGACGCTGACCGTGGACGGTAAGAACGGAGTCGTGTCCACTGGTGAACTCACAGTCTTCCTGGACGGACTCTCGTTCGACCCACAGCACATGCACAATGGGAACCCAACCACTGCGAGCA aAGTCCATCAGAATGGAGATGCTTTTCATGAGAACCCAGACGAGAGTTCTGCAAGGACTCAGACCAG ATCTGTGAACGGCTCAGATGGACTGGAGAATGAAGCTCCGCCCACCTCATCTGCCAACAGTGAGCTTAGCCCCTCCCCCCTCCTCAATGGAGACAGAGACTCCTCCCCTTCGCACCAAACCCTGAGTCCAAAGGCCACGCCCCCTCCGCAGCCCGCTGGCAGTGACGAGAACAGCACCGCCG TGAACGGTGAGGGTTGTGATCTGGCGTCTGCGGGTGATAATGAGGATGCCGCTGCTGCTGAAGTTTCCTGCAGTACTTCCTCCTCTcctgcaggtggcgctgttgtcTCATCACCACCTCCCTCTTCCTCATCTGTAGCAGCCAACACACTGACCCCTGCTGCCTCCAGCTCCAACCCTAACCCCACCCTAACCAGCTCCAGCCCATCTGCACCTGACGGAGGAAAACCACCACAACAGCCGCCTCCAGCCGGACCAGAGCCACTGCCACCGGg GTGGGAGCAGAGGAAGGATCCTCACGGCAGAACGTACTACGTCGATCACAACACAAGAACAACGACCTGGGAGCGACCTCAGCCCTTACCGAtggg CTGGGAGCGGAGGGTGGATAACCGCGGCAGGATTTATTACGTGGATCATAACACGCGCACCACCACGTGGCAGCGGCCGACGATGGAGTCTGTGAGGAACTTTGAGCAGTGGCAGTCCCAGCGCAGTCAGCTGCAGGGAGCCATGCACCAGTTCAACCAGAGATACCTGTACTCG GCCTCCATGATGTCTGCTGAGAACGATCCTCTGGGGCCGCTGCCCCCCGGCTGGG AGCGCCGTGTCGACACCAACGATCGTGTCTACTTCGTCAATCACAACACAAAGACGACACAGTGGGAAGATCCACGAACACAAGG gcTGCCGAACGAGGACCCGCTCCCCGAGGGCTGGGAGATTCGTTACACCAGGGAGGGAGTGCGCTACTTTGTGGATCATAACACGCGCACCACGACCTTCAGTGACCCTCGGACGGGCAAATCTGCCGT cacTAAAGGACCACAGATCGCGTACGAGCGAAGCTTCAGGTGGAAACTGGCACATTTCCGCTATTTGTGTCAG TCCAACGGTCTGGGCAGCCATGTGAAGATCACCGTGTCCCGACAGACGCTGTTTGAAGACTCGTTCCAGCAG ATCATGAACTTTAAACCGTATGACCTGAGGAGACGTCTGTACATTATCTTCAAAGGAGAGGAGGGACTGGACTACGGAGGCCTCGCTCg ggaatGGTTCTTCCTCCTGTCTCACGAGGTGCTGAACCCCATGTACTGTCTGTTTGAATACGCCGGCAAGAGCAACTACTGTCTGCAGATCAACCCTGCGTCCACCATCAACCCTGACCACCTGACCTACTTCTGCTTCATCGGACGCTTCATCGCcatg GCTCTCTTCCACGGGAAGTTCATCGACACCGGCTTCTCGTTGCCCTTCTACAAGCGGATGCTCAATAAGAAACTGATCCTGAAGGATCTGGAGTCCATCGATCCGGAGTTCTATAACTCTCTCATCTGGATCAG AGACAACAACATCGAGGAGTGTGGCCTGGAGATGTACTTCTCAGTGGACATGGAGATCCTGGGCAAAATCACATCACATGACCTGAAAGCAGACGGTGCCAATGTCCTGGTGACGGAGGAGAATAAAGAGGAGTATATTGG GCTGATGGCCGAGTGGAGGTTTTCTCGTGGCGTGGAGAGTCAGACCAAAGCGTTCCTGGACGGCTTTAACGAGGTGGTGCCGCTGCAGTGGCTGCAGTACTTTGATGAGAAGGAGCTGGAG gtgATGTTGTGTGGCATGCAGGAGGTGGATCTGCAGGACTGGCAGAGGAACACGGTCTATCGGCACTACACACGCAACAGCAAACAGATCATCTGGTTCTGGCAG TTGGTGAAGGAGGTGGATAACGAGGTGCGTCTGCGTCTGATGCAGTTTGTGACGGGCACCTGCAGACTTCCTCTGGGGGGCTTCGCTGAGCTCATGG GAAGCAACGGACCGCAGAAGTTCTGCATTGAGAAGGTGGGCAAAGAGACCTGGCTGCCCCGGAGTCACACCTG CTTTAACCGTCTGGATCTGCCCCCCTACAAAAGCTACGAACAGCTGAAGGAGAAGCTGCTCTTTGCGATCGAGGAGACGGAAGGATTTGGTCAAGAGTAA
- the pigm gene encoding GPI mannosyltransferase 1 isoform X1: MDARLCVLLSAAVLIRCVLLCIGVYQDQNLQLKYTDVDYHVFTDASRFITQGQSPYERSTYRYTPLLALLLTPNVLLSAHCGKLLFVGCDLLSALLLFRLLVLRGSSRSSARVYCGLWLFNPLTIGVSTRGNAESLLAVLVLSSLLCLESRRRTSAALLFGLSVHMKIYPVTYALPIALSLTGAPSRGRGLIQNLLRCFNRDLLQFAAVSGSVFLALNLIFYSMYGWEFLQESYLFHLTRRDIRHNFSPYFYMLYVTAEHRWSGVLSLVCFLPQLLLLLLSSLAFRSDLPFCCFIHTAVFVSFNKVCTSQYFLWYLCLLPLVVSRLTLGWRRGLGLLLLWFVGQALWLSPAYYLEFEGWNTFALIWIAGLLFLLINSLILGQIISHYRPADAQLKKTD; the protein is encoded by the exons atggatgctCGGCTCTGTGTGCTGCTCAGCGCCGCGGTTCTGATCcgctgtgtgctgctgtgcatcggTGTGTATCAGGATCAGAATCTGCAGCTCAAGTACACGGATGTGGATTATCACGTGTTCACGGACGCCTCCAGGTTCATCACACAG GGTCAGAGTCCGTATGAGAGATCCACGTACCGCTACACTCCTCTGCTGGCGCTGCTGCTGACGCCGAACGTGCTCCTGAGCGCTCACTGCGGGAAGCTGCTGTTCGTGGGCTGTGATCTTCTGTCCGCTCTGCTGCTCTTCCGGCTGCTGGTTCTGCGTGGCTCGTCCCGGAGCTCGGCGAGGGTTTACTGCGGTCTGTGGCTGTTTAACCCTCTGACCATCGGTGTGTCCACCCGTGGGAACGCCGAGTCTCTGCTAGCTGTGCTGGTTCTGTCCTCACTGCTGTGTCTGGAGTCCAGGAGACGGACGTCTGCAGCGCTTCTGTTCGGTCTATCTGTCCACATGAAGATCTACCCGGTCACTTACGCGCTGCCCATCGCTCTCTCCCTGACCGGAGCACCGTCCCGCGGCCGAGGACTGATCCAGAACCTGCTCCGCTGCTTCAACAGGGATCTGCTGCAGTTTGCGGCTGTTTCTGGATCAGTGTTCTTGGCTCTGAACCTCATCTTCTACAGCAT GTACGGCTGGGAGTTCCTCCAGGAGTCGTATCTGTTCCACCTGACGCGCAGAGACATCCGTCACAACTTCTCTCCGTACTTCTACATGCTGTATGTGACGGCGGAGCATCGCTGGAGCGGCGTCCTGTCGCTCGTCTGCTTCCTGCCAcagcttctgctgctgctgctgtcctcGCTGGCCTTCCGCTCTGACCTGCCCTTCTGCTGCTTCATCCACACCGCCGTCTTCGTCAGCTTCAACAAAGTCTGCACTTCCCAG TATTTTCTGTGGTATCTGTGTCTGCTGCCGCTGGTTGTGTCTCGACTGACGCTGGGTTGGAGACGAGGTCTCgggctgctgctgctgtggtTTGTGGGACAG GCGCTGTGGCTGTCGCCGGCGTATTATCTGGAGTTCGAGGGCTGGAACACTTTTGCTCTCATCTGGATCGCCGGCCTGCTGTTCCTCCTCATAAACTCTCTCATACTGGGACAAATAATCTCCCATTACAGACCCGCGGACGCCCAGCTGAAGAAGACCGACTGA
- the snx16 gene encoding sorting nexin-16, whose protein sequence is MATPFVPVPVPIERAPRPDSKSPVTRARLNGTERSVEYSSCPLPETPGQSWEERPITPTVLGYEVMEERAKFTVYKVLVKKTVDESWVVFRRYTDFSRLNDKLKDMFPGFRLSLPPKRWFKDNYETEFLEDRQLGLQTFLQNLVAHKDISNCAAVREFLCLDDPPGPFDSLEESRAFCETLEECNYRLQKELLDKQREINCLKKTLEEKERHIQTLEGRINGDVLTPDSPCCVSGAGSDCSLDVESSAVEADQELPDETPAVLRSSQGSVCWCGPSISGASPPVVQVTALDH, encoded by the exons ATGGCCACACCATTTGTTCCGGTACCGGTGCCCATCGAGCGCGCCCCGCGGCCGGACAGTAAAAGTCCCGTCACCCGCGCCAGGCTCAACGGAACCGAGCGCTCTGTGGAATATTCCAGCTGCCCGCTTCCAGAGACCCCGGGACAGAGCTGGGAGGAGCGGCCCATCACACCCACTGTGCTGGGGTACGAGGTGATGGAGGAGAGGGCCAAGTTCACA GTTTATAAGGTTCTGGTGAAGAAGACTGTGGACGAGAGCTGGGTCGTGTTCAGACGCTACACTGACTTCTCAAGACTCAACGATAAG CTGAAGGACATGTTTCCGGGGTTCAGACTGTCTCTTCCTCCGAAGCGCTGGTTCAAAGACAACTATGAGACGGAGTTCTTGGAGGACAGACAGCTGGGTCTGCAGACCTTCCTCCAGAACCTCGTGGCCCATAAAGACATCTCCAACTG TGCGGCGGTGCGAGAGTTCCTGTGTCTGGACGATCCTCCCGGACCCTTTGACAGTCTGGAGGAGAGTCGG gCGTTCTGTGAGACTCTAGAGGAGTGTAACTACAGGCTTCAGAAGGAACTTCTTGATAAACAGCGAGAGATAAACTGCTTAAAGAAAACACTGGAAGAGAAAGAGCGGCACATTCAGACGCTGGAAGGACGAATCAA cgggGACGTTCTCACTCCAGACAGTCCGTGTTGTGTGTCCGGAGCGGGCAGCGACTGCAGTCTGGACGTGGAGTCTTCTGCTGTGGAGGCCGATCAGGAGCTGCCTGATGAAACACC ggctgTGCTCCGCTCGTCTCAGGGCTCTGTGTGTTGGTGTGGTCCGTCCATCAGCGGTGCGTCTCCTCCTGTCGTTCAGGTCACTGCTCTGGACCACTGA